The Thiorhodovibrio litoralis genome includes a window with the following:
- a CDS encoding PqiC family protein: MRRPRIRWISATGALLAAAAGLLGGCASSPPSSFYTLTAMAEGAGGEVDIHGGRLAIGVGPVSIPSFLDRPQVVRRQGANELAVDEFHRWGGSLNDDFPRVFSENLAQLLQTSRIVLFPSDLRLKLDFRVLAEIMAFEAGPSNQALLKVRWAVLNPFSEEVLLMREDAYRHSIAPDASVSEQIAALSLTLAAFSRDVASELQRLPRPRPPAPAEI; the protein is encoded by the coding sequence ATGAGGCGACCGCGAATCCGATGGATATCCGCTACGGGGGCCTTGCTGGCCGCTGCGGCAGGGTTGCTTGGGGGCTGCGCCAGCTCGCCGCCATCGTCTTTCTATACCCTGACGGCGATGGCTGAGGGCGCGGGCGGAGAGGTCGACATTCATGGCGGGCGGCTTGCGATTGGCGTGGGGCCGGTGAGCATCCCGAGTTTCCTCGACCGCCCGCAGGTGGTGCGGCGTCAGGGTGCCAATGAGCTTGCGGTGGATGAGTTTCATCGCTGGGGCGGAAGCCTGAATGACGATTTTCCGCGCGTCTTCTCGGAGAACCTGGCGCAACTGCTGCAAACCAGTCGCATCGTGCTCTTTCCGAGTGATCTGCGGCTGAAGCTGGATTTCCGCGTGCTGGCCGAGATCATGGCCTTTGAGGCCGGCCCGTCGAATCAGGCGCTGCTCAAGGTCCGCTGGGCGGTGCTCAATCCTTTCTCTGAGGAAGTCCTGCTGATGCGTGAAGATGCTTATCGTCACAGCATCGCGCCAGATGCCAGCGTGTCTGAGCAGATCGCGGCACTGAGCCTTACGCTGGCCGCTTTCAGTCGCGATGTCGCCAGCGAGCTCCAACGCCTGCCGCGTCCGCGTCCGCCCGCGCCAGCAGAGATTTAA
- a CDS encoding polysaccharide deacetylase family protein, translating into MRRLSPETDALVSVHDVMPETLPAVERVLDRLSALGVAKVTLLVVPGRDWSAADLDRLQQLLQPGHELAAHGWHHRAEHIGGLYHRLHALFLSRQVAEHLALDAEGILALLRRSREWFIQQGFAPPSLYVPPAWAMGAISRARLSAEGPFERYEVFGGIYEARTRAWRATPMLGYEADNATRVLALRLWNALNRRRARAAGVLRIGIHPHDLDYALAGDLEADLKRFNRHGYYA; encoded by the coding sequence ATGCGACGCCTTAGCCCAGAAACCGACGCCCTGGTCTCGGTACATGATGTGATGCCGGAGACATTGCCGGCAGTCGAGCGGGTGCTGGACAGGCTCTCGGCGCTGGGTGTCGCCAAGGTCACGCTGTTGGTGGTGCCCGGTCGCGACTGGTCGGCGGCGGACCTCGACCGCCTGCAACAGCTGCTACAACCAGGCCATGAGCTGGCCGCTCATGGCTGGCACCATCGGGCCGAGCACATCGGCGGGCTTTATCACCGCCTGCACGCCCTTTTCCTGTCACGCCAGGTCGCCGAGCATTTGGCGCTGGATGCCGAGGGCATTCTCGCGCTGCTCAGGCGCAGCCGCGAGTGGTTCATCCAGCAGGGCTTCGCGCCGCCGTCGCTCTATGTGCCGCCCGCTTGGGCCATGGGCGCCATCTCGCGCGCGCGGCTTTCTGCCGAGGGCCCGTTCGAGCGCTACGAAGTCTTCGGCGGCATCTACGAGGCACGCACGCGCGCTTGGCGCGCGACGCCCATGCTCGGCTACGAGGCCGACAATGCCACGCGCGTGCTTGCGCTGCGGCTGTGGAACGCGCTCAATCGCCGTCGCGCGCGCGCCGCCGGGGTGCTCCGCATCGGCATCCATCCCCATGATCTGGATTACGCCCTGGCTGGCGACCTTGAAGCCGACCTGAAGCGCTTCAACCGCCACGGCTATTACGCTTAA
- a CDS encoding glycosyltransferase → MLNPDSPNRRTQSALAQQEPRSGAPLRVAIVSDAAPERNGVGAYYRDLSEHLRDAGVLVQIISPRYRNGRWYGGFAVPLPGDRTQKFMLPSPLMIRRRLRRINPDAVVIPTPGPYGMLGLLFAKRHRTRIIVGFHTHFERLAAMNQDWSARMPFAQWYLNGCNRKLFRDSHLVLANSHEMVETARDIGAEQVGLMGTSIPRRFITQPPKPLGDTLKRVLFAGRLAPEKNLEAVVDAAEALPEMEFLVAGEGPMRPWLETQTQRLGNITLLGWVPRQKILPLIDSVDALVLPSTVESFGTIALEAMARARLVVVSAHCGILSWDQLNRGLFRIETDEVLADTLRRIADLKPDARHSKAAIARAAARDINARNLSHWLDILRDGRLTGIDATP, encoded by the coding sequence ATGCTGAATCCAGACAGCCCAAACCGCCGCACGCAATCCGCGCTGGCGCAACAAGAGCCGCGGTCCGGCGCTCCCCTGCGGGTCGCCATCGTGTCCGACGCCGCCCCGGAGCGCAATGGCGTCGGTGCCTACTACCGCGACCTTTCCGAGCATCTGCGCGATGCCGGGGTGCTGGTGCAGATCATCTCGCCACGCTATCGCAACGGGCGCTGGTACGGCGGCTTTGCGGTTCCGCTCCCGGGTGATCGAACGCAGAAATTTATGCTGCCCTCGCCGCTGATGATCCGCCGCCGGCTGCGGCGCATCAATCCGGACGCGGTCGTCATTCCCACACCCGGCCCTTATGGCATGCTCGGGCTGCTGTTCGCCAAACGCCACCGCACGCGCATCATCGTCGGCTTTCATACCCACTTCGAGCGCCTTGCGGCCATGAATCAGGACTGGTCCGCGCGCATGCCCTTCGCGCAATGGTATCTGAACGGCTGCAACCGCAAACTGTTTCGCGACAGTCATCTGGTGCTGGCCAACTCTCATGAGATGGTCGAGACGGCCCGAGACATCGGCGCCGAGCAGGTCGGGCTCATGGGGACGTCCATCCCCAGACGCTTTATCACACAGCCGCCCAAGCCTTTGGGCGACACACTCAAGCGAGTGCTGTTCGCTGGCCGCTTGGCACCGGAGAAGAACCTTGAGGCCGTGGTTGACGCGGCCGAAGCCTTGCCAGAGATGGAATTTCTGGTGGCCGGCGAGGGCCCTATGCGCCCCTGGCTGGAAACTCAGACGCAACGCCTTGGCAATATCACGCTTCTCGGCTGGGTGCCGCGGCAGAAAATTCTGCCGCTGATTGATAGCGTCGATGCACTGGTGCTGCCATCGACTGTTGAGTCCTTCGGCACCATCGCACTCGAGGCCATGGCACGCGCGCGACTCGTGGTCGTGTCCGCCCACTGCGGCATTCTGAGCTGGGATCAGCTCAATCGCGGCCTGTTCAGGATCGAAACCGACGAGGTGCTCGCCGACACGCTGCGGCGCATCGCCGACCTGAAACCGGATGCGCGCCACAGCAAGGCCGCCATCGCGCGCGCGGCCGCGAGAGATATTAACGCGCGCAACCTGAGCCACTGGCTCGATATCCTGCGCGACGGCCGCCTGACCGGAATCGATGCGACGCCTTAG
- a CDS encoding sulfotransferase — protein sequence MLELFFLTSKRFAGLAIHSFARHPAIDAGSSWPGVRRRLVMLGFLPFLALVIATHWVGFLLDEIFFRGYRRVEIREPLLVLGVPRSGTTNLHRVLARDAQFTTFSTWESLFALSVSARKFWLGLARLDRRWGGHLARLLGWIEKHGFAAMDEVHPMTLQAPEEDYFSLLPILSCFILVLPFPFSQHLWNIGQFDRSISAKERQAILAFYHRCLQKHLYVHGPDKRLLSKNAAFAPLAGGLRDHFPDARFLICLREPERTLPSQLSSIGSGLAFFGTPPRSPWVRDRFMEQLRFQYLNLASQLSQRPPERCAWLGMHALREHLRNALTAVYHQLGLPLSDEFDAILQQEAEASRRYRSGHSYALEDFGLDGAELATAFADVHGEPRLAALLSPGAGGAEASSTAPESGFRDGAAAARTEAPDRPASPAADGVPC from the coding sequence ATGCTGGAACTCTTCTTCCTCACATCGAAGCGCTTCGCCGGCCTCGCCATCCATAGCTTCGCTCGCCATCCGGCGATCGATGCGGGATCATCCTGGCCCGGCGTGCGTCGCCGGCTGGTGATGCTCGGGTTCCTGCCTTTTTTGGCGCTGGTGATTGCCACCCACTGGGTTGGCTTCCTGCTCGATGAGATCTTTTTTCGCGGCTATCGCCGGGTCGAGATCCGCGAGCCTCTGTTGGTGCTGGGGGTGCCCCGCAGCGGCACCACCAATCTGCATCGGGTACTGGCGCGGGACGCGCAGTTCACCACCTTCAGCACCTGGGAGAGCCTGTTCGCGCTCTCGGTTAGCGCGCGCAAGTTCTGGCTGGGACTGGCCCGGCTCGACCGGCGCTGGGGCGGGCACCTGGCCCGCTTGCTGGGATGGATCGAGAAGCACGGCTTTGCTGCCATGGACGAGGTGCATCCGATGACGCTGCAGGCACCGGAGGAAGATTATTTCAGCCTGCTGCCGATTCTCTCCTGCTTCATCCTGGTGCTGCCCTTCCCGTTCAGCCAGCATCTGTGGAATATCGGGCAGTTCGACCGCTCTATTTCCGCCAAAGAGCGCCAGGCGATACTCGCGTTTTACCACCGCTGCCTGCAGAAGCACCTCTACGTGCATGGCCCCGACAAGCGTCTACTGTCCAAGAATGCAGCCTTCGCGCCCCTGGCGGGCGGGCTGCGCGATCACTTTCCGGATGCCCGGTTTCTGATCTGCCTGCGCGAACCAGAACGCACACTGCCCTCCCAGTTGAGCTCCATCGGCTCGGGTCTTGCGTTCTTCGGCACACCGCCGCGCAGTCCCTGGGTGCGGGATCGGTTCATGGAGCAACTTCGCTTTCAGTATCTGAATCTGGCCTCCCAACTCAGTCAAAGGCCGCCCGAGCGCTGCGCCTGGCTTGGCATGCACGCCCTGCGCGAGCATCTGCGCAACGCGCTGACGGCTGTCTACCATCAGCTCGGGCTGCCGCTGTCGGATGAATTCGACGCCATCCTGCAGCAGGAGGCAGAAGCCAGTCGACGCTACCGCAGCGGGCACAGCTATGCCCTGGAAGACTTTGGGTTGGATGGCGCCGAACTGGCCACTGCCTTTGCCGATGTGCATGGCGAGCCGCGCCTGGCCGCCTTGCTGTCACCGGGCGCGGGCGGCGCGGAAGCGTCTTCAACCGCACCAGAGAGCGGGTTCCGCGACGGCGCCGCAGCGGCTCGCACCGAGGCACCAGACCGACCTGCCAGCCCAGCAGCGGATGGTGTCCCATGCTGA
- a CDS encoding Rne/Rng family ribonuclease, producing MKRMLINATQPEELRVAIVDGQQLFNLDIESPGREQKKANIYKGTITRVEPSLEAAFVEYGSERHGFLPLKEIARSYFANEGAKPGTKNNIRELIREGQEVVVQIDKEERGNKGAALTTFISLAGRYLVLMPNNPRAGGVSRRIEGTDRSELREALSQLDIPEDTGLIVRTAGVGKNIEELQWDLDYLKQLWDAIETSSKERKAPFLIYQESDVIIRSIRDHLRADIGEIVVDDPKMFEKAQVFVRSVMPHNLKKLRLYEDEVPLFTRYQIESQIESAFQREVRLPSGGSLVIDHGEALTSIDINSSRATKGADIEETALNTNLEAADEVARQLRLRDLGGLFVIDFIDMTPARNQREVENRLRDALKQDRARVQISRISRFGLLEMSRQRLRPSLGESSQIVCPRCRGQGTIRGVESLGLSVLRIVEEEAMKDSTSRILAHLPIPVATFLLNEKRRAVLAIEERHQVEVLLVPNKSIDTPEYRIERIRSQDVVKSGADADVSYELAEDLSNEETLSQATTTRPADEPAVKQLAPSIPAPHRSESAEPSRRHTGAAAATQERNENLLKRLWVTFFSAGHDETTQSKDVSAAKQAREEPALASEDKPARSRPARRGSGGSRQSRGRSEADAVTDSESKATTAKTASDDRAASTRTDSGRDESGPTENGPSENSQSGDGQSQRSERSRSSRRGGRGRGRKSSTGQASAQDAAASSNADRGDETEAREHPKADRTPPDSSDRARPADQSGAANAGADPNASSGDNDQAGDGDARQSSGEGDAPRSRSSRRRRGGRNRRKPGSQAATNGDAKPTEEASPASETAQAPARPPARSRPEQTDSASASAEDKSGKDSGKDSGSGSDKGTGTGSSGETASASSVSSHAPSSDTKDPRPAAQSAPGISDAAARTASADDRDAPRSPPVEKPVAPASAEPAQSAPSAPQDPAPKPPQPAPTQLAPAKTEAKADTPSTTQARSPKAPAEAPLSSKADSMQAPAETRPHPKADSPQAPPTSSGIRLTEAKAPTERKIPDTETPRAAPSTSASATPAPAPDTAQHNTSEPARKQEQGGPGLG from the coding sequence ATGAAAAGAATGCTGATCAATGCAACTCAGCCCGAAGAGTTGCGTGTGGCCATCGTCGATGGTCAACAACTGTTCAACCTTGATATTGAATCACCCGGCCGCGAGCAGAAAAAAGCCAATATTTACAAAGGGACCATCACCCGCGTCGAGCCCAGTCTGGAGGCGGCTTTCGTCGAATATGGCAGCGAGCGCCATGGCTTTTTGCCGCTGAAGGAAATCGCGCGCAGCTATTTTGCTAACGAGGGCGCCAAGCCCGGCACCAAGAACAACATCCGCGAGCTGATCCGCGAGGGTCAGGAAGTGGTGGTGCAAATCGACAAGGAAGAGCGCGGCAACAAAGGCGCGGCTCTGACCACCTTCATCTCCCTAGCCGGCCGCTATCTGGTGTTGATGCCCAACAATCCGCGCGCCGGCGGCGTCTCGCGCCGCATCGAGGGCACGGATCGCAGCGAGCTGCGCGAGGCGCTGAGTCAGCTCGACATCCCCGAGGACACGGGGCTGATCGTGCGCACTGCCGGCGTCGGCAAGAACATCGAGGAACTGCAGTGGGACCTCGATTACCTCAAGCAGCTGTGGGACGCCATTGAGACCTCGAGTAAAGAGCGCAAGGCGCCCTTCCTGATCTACCAGGAAAGCGACGTCATCATCCGCTCCATCCGCGACCATCTGCGCGCCGACATCGGCGAGATTGTGGTCGATGACCCGAAGATGTTCGAAAAGGCCCAGGTCTTCGTGCGCTCAGTCATGCCGCATAACCTGAAGAAGCTGCGCCTCTATGAGGACGAAGTCCCGCTGTTTACCCGCTACCAGATCGAAAGCCAGATCGAATCCGCCTTTCAGCGCGAGGTGCGCCTGCCCTCGGGCGGCTCGCTGGTCATCGACCATGGCGAAGCCCTCACCTCCATCGACATCAACTCGTCGCGCGCCACCAAGGGCGCCGATATCGAGGAAACGGCCCTCAACACGAACCTGGAGGCTGCGGACGAAGTCGCCCGCCAGCTGCGCCTGCGCGATCTCGGCGGGCTCTTCGTGATCGACTTCATCGACATGACCCCGGCCCGCAACCAGCGCGAGGTCGAGAACCGCCTGCGCGACGCGCTCAAGCAGGACCGCGCCCGCGTGCAGATCTCGCGCATCTCGCGCTTTGGCCTGCTGGAGATGTCACGCCAGCGCCTGCGCCCCTCGCTGGGCGAGTCGAGCCAAATCGTGTGTCCGCGCTGCCGCGGCCAGGGCACCATCCGCGGCGTCGAATCCCTAGGCCTCTCGGTGCTGCGCATCGTTGAAGAAGAAGCGATGAAGGACAGCACCTCGCGCATCCTCGCGCATCTGCCGATTCCGGTCGCGACCTTTCTGCTCAATGAAAAGCGCCGGGCGGTGCTGGCGATCGAAGAGCGCCACCAGGTCGAAGTCCTGTTGGTCCCGAACAAAAGCATCGACACCCCTGAATACCGCATTGAGCGCATTCGCAGCCAGGACGTCGTCAAATCCGGCGCCGATGCCGATGTCAGCTATGAGCTGGCCGAAGATCTCTCCAACGAAGAGACTCTATCGCAAGCCACCACCACGCGACCCGCGGACGAACCCGCCGTCAAGCAGCTCGCGCCCTCGATACCGGCGCCGCACCGCAGCGAGAGCGCAGAGCCCAGCCGACGCCACACGGGCGCCGCCGCAGCCACCCAGGAGCGCAATGAAAACTTGCTCAAGCGCCTGTGGGTCACCTTCTTCTCCGCCGGGCACGATGAGACAACGCAGTCCAAGGATGTGTCCGCCGCCAAGCAAGCGCGCGAGGAACCCGCCCTGGCCAGCGAGGACAAGCCTGCCCGCAGCCGCCCAGCCCGGCGCGGCTCTGGCGGTTCGCGACAAAGCCGTGGCAGGAGCGAAGCAGACGCTGTCACCGACTCCGAGAGCAAGGCGACAACGGCCAAGACCGCGTCAGATGACCGCGCCGCCAGCACGCGAACCGACAGCGGGCGCGATGAAAGTGGACCCACGGAAAATGGACCCAGCGAAAATTCGCAAAGCGGTGACGGCCAATCCCAACGCAGCGAGCGCTCGCGCTCCAGTCGCCGTGGCGGGCGCGGACGTGGAAGAAAATCCTCGACCGGTCAGGCCAGCGCTCAGGATGCCGCAGCTTCATCCAACGCAGATCGCGGCGACGAAACCGAGGCAAGGGAGCACCCCAAAGCCGATCGAACTCCGCCTGACTCGAGTGACCGCGCCAGACCGGCAGATCAATCCGGTGCCGCAAACGCCGGAGCTGATCCGAACGCGAGCTCCGGTGACAACGACCAGGCTGGCGATGGCGATGCACGTCAAAGCAGCGGCGAGGGCGATGCGCCCCGTTCGCGCTCCAGCCGCCGCAGACGGGGCGGTCGCAACAGACGCAAGCCCGGCTCCCAGGCGGCTACCAATGGCGATGCCAAGCCGACCGAGGAGGCTAGCCCAGCGAGCGAAACTGCGCAGGCACCAGCACGCCCCCCAGCACGGTCCCGGCCGGAACAGACAGACAGCGCGAGCGCCTCAGCGGAGGACAAATCCGGTAAAGATTCCGGTAAGGATTCTGGCTCGGGCTCCGACAAAGGCACTGGCACGGGTTCCAGCGGCGAAACTGCGTCGGCCAGCTCAGTTTCGTCGCACGCGCCCTCTTCTGACACAAAGGACCCGCGCCCCGCAGCGCAGTCAGCACCTGGCATTTCTGATGCTGCCGCGCGCACTGCTTCGGCCGACGACCGGGATGCTCCGCGCAGCCCGCCTGTAGAAAAGCCTGTTGCGCCCGCCAGCGCTGAACCTGCGCAGTCAGCGCCATCAGCACCGCAAGATCCGGCCCCTAAGCCTCCGCAACCAGCGCCAACGCAACTAGCGCCAGCCAAAACCGAGGCGAAGGCAGACACGCCATCGACCACGCAGGCGCGCAGCCCGAAAGCACCTGCAGAGGCTCCGCTATCCTCGAAAGCAGACAGCATGCAAGCGCCGGCAGAAACTCGGCCACATCCAAAAGCGGACAGCCCGCAAGCGCCGCCAACATCATCGGGAATCCGGCTAACGGAAGCGAAAGCACCCACGGAGCGCAAAATCCCGGATACCGAGACGCCGAGAGCCGCGCCATCGACGTCAGCATCGGCAACACCTGCGCCAGCACCCGATACGGCGCAGCACAACACCAGCGAGCCGGCCCGAAAACAGGAGCAAGGCGGCCCGGGCCTCGGCTGA
- a CDS encoding RluA family pseudouridine synthase, producing MSKPKPTSFPPATSSDRPSSGENPQGGTQRASGGVRYLQIDADREGQRIDNFLLAQLKGAPRSLIYRILRSGEVRLNGGRVKPSARLACGDTLRLPPVRLAPVAASAAPSAGLQQRLDASILYEDEGLMLIDKPAGLAVHGGSGLNLGLIEALRTLRPKQSLELVHRLDRDTSGCLLISKKPAILRWLHQQLREGQVRKRYLALLVGGLPRERIEVRAPLRKNLLRGGERVVRVDPVAGKAARTGFRVREAFADFTLVDVRLDTGRTHQIRVHAAHIGAAVAGDEKYGDSAGNRHLSRLGLNRLFLHAAELGFRPHPEAEPLSLSASLPRDLEQVLTRLRVEPSEDSSKR from the coding sequence TTGAGCAAACCAAAACCGACCAGCTTCCCCCCGGCAACGTCTTCGGACAGGCCGTCCTCTGGGGAAAATCCGCAGGGTGGCACGCAGCGCGCCTCGGGCGGCGTGCGTTATTTGCAGATTGACGCGGACCGCGAAGGGCAGCGGATCGACAATTTCCTGCTCGCACAGCTCAAAGGCGCGCCGAGAAGCCTGATTTACCGCATTCTGCGCAGCGGCGAGGTGCGGCTCAATGGCGGCCGGGTCAAGCCCTCAGCGCGGCTTGCCTGTGGTGACACCCTGCGCCTGCCGCCCGTGCGTCTCGCCCCCGTCGCGGCGAGCGCCGCGCCATCGGCGGGATTACAGCAGCGGCTCGATGCGTCAATCCTGTATGAAGATGAGGGCCTGATGCTGATCGACAAGCCAGCGGGGCTGGCGGTGCATGGCGGCAGCGGGCTCAACCTGGGCTTGATCGAAGCGCTGCGCACGCTGCGGCCAAAACAGTCTTTGGAACTGGTCCACCGGCTCGATCGCGACACCTCGGGCTGTTTGCTGATCAGCAAAAAACCCGCGATCCTGCGCTGGCTGCATCAGCAACTGCGCGAGGGGCAAGTGCGCAAGCGCTACCTCGCCTTGCTGGTCGGCGGCTTGCCGCGCGAGCGCATTGAAGTGCGCGCCCCGCTGCGCAAGAACCTGCTGCGCGGCGGCGAGCGGGTGGTCCGGGTCGATCCCGTCGCGGGCAAGGCGGCGCGGACGGGTTTTCGGGTGCGGGAAGCCTTCGCTGACTTTACCCTGGTGGATGTGCGCCTGGATACCGGGCGCACCCATCAAATTCGCGTGCATGCCGCGCACATCGGAGCCGCGGTGGCCGGCGATGAGAAGTACGGCGATAGCGCGGGCAATCGTCATCTGAGCAGACTGGGGTTGAATCGCTTATTCTTGCACGCGGCCGAGCTGGGCTTTCGCCCGCATCCCGAGGCTGAGCCGCTGTCGCTCAGTGCCTCGCTGCCGCGCGATTTGGAGCAGGTGCTGACGAGGCTGCGGGTCGAGCCGTCGGAAGACTCCAGCAAGCGCTGA
- a CDS encoding HAD-IA family hydrolase: MQPELIIFDWDGTLMDSAARIVNSMTAAFIEQELTPPPPELMRAQIGLGLDEAMRAVCPDATPETRARLMNGYRSRFLGDDPTPAPLFAQAGEVVRGLHEQGLLLAVATGKSRIGLDRALVQSGLGPYFHATRCADETLSKPNPQMLFELLDELGTRADAALMIGDTEFDLLMAKSAGMPSLGVSYGVHDSARLLACEPLGLIDAIGELPAWLAARAGPDA, from the coding sequence ATGCAACCCGAGCTGATCATCTTCGACTGGGACGGCACCCTGATGGACTCGGCCGCGCGCATCGTCAACTCTATGACCGCGGCCTTTATCGAACAGGAACTGACCCCGCCGCCACCCGAGCTGATGCGCGCCCAGATCGGGCTTGGGCTTGATGAGGCCATGCGTGCGGTGTGTCCAGACGCGACGCCTGAGACCAGGGCCCGGCTGATGAATGGCTATCGCAGTCGGTTTCTCGGCGATGACCCGACGCCGGCGCCATTGTTTGCGCAGGCCGGAGAAGTGGTCCGCGGGCTGCATGAGCAGGGTTTGCTGCTCGCGGTGGCCACCGGGAAGAGTCGCATTGGGCTCGACCGGGCACTCGTACAATCAGGACTTGGGCCCTATTTCCACGCTACCCGCTGCGCCGATGAGACCCTTTCAAAGCCCAATCCGCAAATGCTGTTCGAGCTGCTCGACGAACTCGGCACCCGCGCGGATGCGGCCTTGATGATTGGCGATACCGAATTCGACCTGCTGATGGCCAAGAGCGCCGGCATGCCCTCGCTTGGCGTCAGCTATGGCGTGCATGACAGTGCGCGGCTGCTTGCCTGCGAGCCCCTGGGCTTGATCGATGCCATCGGCGAATTGCCCGCGTGGCTTGCGGCGCGCGCTGGGCCCGATGCCTGA
- a CDS encoding S49 family peptidase, whose translation MKLWPFRQLPTGKLPDPDDPNWERALINSMAVEFLRDQRRGRRWGIFFKLAALAYVLILLLVVNADSLSESVGAGEEHTALIEIDGIIAPDTEASADKIITALRKAFKADKAKGVILRINSPGGSPVQSGYVNDEIRRLKEKYPDKPVYAVAVDACASGAYYIAVAADEIYVDKASLIGSIGVRIGSFGLNRAIDELGIDRRLLVAGEHKGILDPFSPLDEFDKTFVQRLLDGLHQQFITAVKEGRGDRLVENDELFTGLFWSGAESIELGLADGLGSSSSVARDLIGAEEIVTYSRKRDLLEKVTDQLGSSIAFTWARLIGIDGTLSVQ comes from the coding sequence ATGAAGCTCTGGCCTTTCCGCCAACTGCCAACCGGCAAACTACCCGATCCCGATGACCCTAACTGGGAGCGGGCGCTGATCAACAGCATGGCGGTCGAGTTCCTGCGCGATCAGCGCCGCGGGCGCCGGTGGGGCATTTTTTTCAAGCTTGCCGCGCTCGCTTATGTGCTCATCCTTCTGCTGGTGGTCAATGCCGACAGCCTCAGCGAGTCGGTCGGCGCGGGCGAAGAGCACACGGCGCTGATCGAGATTGACGGCATCATCGCGCCGGATACCGAAGCCAGCGCCGATAAGATCATCACGGCGCTGCGCAAGGCGTTCAAGGCCGACAAGGCGAAGGGCGTCATCCTGCGCATTAACAGTCCCGGCGGCAGTCCGGTGCAGTCGGGCTACGTGAACGACGAGATTCGGCGGCTGAAAGAAAAATACCCCGACAAGCCCGTCTATGCCGTCGCCGTCGATGCCTGCGCCTCGGGCGCTTACTACATTGCCGTCGCCGCTGATGAAATCTATGTCGACAAGGCTAGCTTGATCGGCTCCATCGGCGTGCGCATTGGCAGCTTCGGCTTAAATCGCGCGATTGACGAGCTTGGCATCGATCGCCGGCTGCTGGTCGCGGGCGAGCACAAGGGCATTCTCGATCCTTTCTCGCCGCTGGATGAATTTGACAAGACCTTCGTCCAGCGCCTGCTCGATGGGCTGCATCAGCAGTTCATCACCGCGGTCAAGGAAGGCCGAGGCGACCGGCTGGTCGAAAACGACGAGCTGTTCACCGGTTTGTTCTGGAGCGGCGCCGAAAGCATCGAGCTTGGCCTGGCCGATGGCCTTGGCAGCAGCAGCAGTGTCGCCCGCGATCTGATCGGCGCAGAGGAGATCGTCACCTACAGCCGCAAGCGGGACCTGCTCGAAAAGGTCACCGACCAGCTCGGTTCGTCCATCGCCTTCACCTGGGCGCGGCTGATTGGGATCGACGGGACCCTGTCTGTGCAATAG
- a CDS encoding Maf family protein, which translates to MMSPEIILASSSKYRRALLDKLGLDKTTQGYRSVSPDIDEHPLPGEAPAGLVERLAIAKAHAVAQSHPEALIIGSDQVASIDGQILGKPGNHQAAIEQLERLSGRQVCFLTGLCLLNAKTGQTQSCCDPFWVSFRHLTREKILSYLEREQPYDCAGAFKSEGLGIALFSRLEGEDPNSLIGLPLIRLVTMLEREGIEILGGSPA; encoded by the coding sequence ATGATGTCGCCGGAAATCATACTCGCGTCCAGCTCGAAATACCGCAGGGCCCTTCTCGACAAGCTCGGGCTCGACAAGACCACACAGGGCTACCGCTCCGTGTCACCCGATATCGACGAGCATCCCCTCCCTGGCGAAGCGCCGGCCGGGCTGGTCGAGCGTCTGGCCATCGCCAAGGCCCATGCGGTCGCCCAAAGCCACCCTGAGGCATTGATCATCGGCTCCGATCAGGTCGCCAGCATCGATGGGCAGATTCTCGGCAAGCCCGGCAACCATCAGGCGGCCATCGAACAACTCGAGCGCCTGTCCGGACGCCAGGTCTGTTTCCTGACCGGGCTTTGCCTGCTGAACGCCAAGACCGGCCAGACACAGAGTTGCTGCGATCCCTTCTGGGTGTCCTTCCGGCATCTGACACGGGAGAAGATCCTCAGCTACCTGGAGCGCGAGCAACCTTACGATTGCGCCGGTGCTTTCAAGTCGGAAGGCCTCGGCATCGCGCTCTTCTCGCGCCTGGAGGGCGAGGACCCGAACAGCCTGATCGGCCTGCCGCTGATCCGCCTCGTCACCATGCTGGAGCGCGAAGGCATCGAGATCCTGGGAGGATCACCTGCCTGA
- a CDS encoding YcgN family cysteine cluster protein: protein MTESDLPFWEAIPLKAMARAQWESLCDGCAKCCLNKFEDEDTGEIHYSNVACFLLDHQSGRCQDYPNRSTRVPDCVTLTLETLESPGWLPQSCAYRRLAEGQPLPSWHPLITGDADSVINSGNSVLGRIVCETQSDDPLLHLIDWVR from the coding sequence TTGACCGAATCCGATCTGCCATTTTGGGAGGCCATCCCGCTGAAGGCCATGGCCCGGGCACAATGGGAGTCGCTGTGCGATGGCTGTGCGAAATGTTGCCTGAATAAGTTCGAGGACGAAGACACCGGGGAGATCCATTACAGCAATGTCGCCTGCTTTCTGCTCGATCATCAAAGCGGCCGGTGCCAGGATTATCCCAATCGCTCCACCCGCGTGCCGGACTGCGTGACACTCACACTCGAGACACTGGAAAGCCCGGGCTGGCTGCCGCAAAGCTGCGCCTACCGCCGTTTGGCCGAAGGTCAACCACTGCCGTCATGGCATCCGTTGATCACCGGCGACGCGGATTCTGTCATCAACAGCGGCAACTCGGTACTCGGGCGCATTGTTTGCGAAACCCAGTCGGATGATCCCCTGCTGCATCTGATTGATTGGGTGCGCTAA